Sequence from the Castanea sativa cultivar Marrone di Chiusa Pesio chromosome 12, ASM4071231v1 genome:
aaaaaaatgaaaaagaggcccagctttaaaattttaagttctgTTATATTTTGTAAACTCACATAATCATACGCTCCTCAAATTCGTTACTCAGTTCCTTAAAGCTAGTCTTCCCTGACTCCAGCAGCTCAGACACCTACACGAACAATGTATAAAGAGCTTGACAAGAAAATAAGGCTGCAGACTGAAGAGCCATTACTGGGCATATGAAGAAGTCATTGCCACCATGTGAATTATGTTTCAGCTTTCAGTTGGACATAGTATCATCTCAAAGAAGTCATTGCCACCATGTGAATTATGTTTCAGCTTTCAGTTGGGCATAGTATCATCTCAAACTtatcaagataaaaaaaaaaattgggtttatgCATACAACATGTAGTTAAGAAGAATATACAGCTGCATTAGGTTTATTTAGCTACCAGCTGAGTGAAGCGCTCAATCTTTTCTAGAATCTGAGCAATATTAAGTTCCATCTCCTCAGATCCAGCAATGTTGGTCTGAaattcttccttttcttcaatCTCTAAGACTACtccatcttcttccttctcttccATCTAACAAccataaaaaaatcagattttttaCTCCTAATTTTTTCTATAGACTTGATAAGAGCGAGGAACGAACAAAAACAGACATACAGCTGGTTTCATGCGTTTCCTCATAACTTCAGTCCCTTGACTTTCCATTTGAGCAATTTAAGGCTGAGGCTGCAGAGGGGCAACAAAAGTTAAGAATGCCACTATTTGTGAAAGAACATACATATTGTGAAATAGATGACAAAGCAACATATACGCCAAAATTAGATATTGGATTAAGATCATCTATTGTTCTTAGGCTAACTCCACTGCAAAGTTCTTAAAATCCGATCCATCCATTTTGAAATGATTAAATTAGGTTTTACCACATCATCAACATTCAAAAAAACGCCGACTATCAATCACCATTGTGGTATCTATTTGAATTATTGATTACGTGGTAAATTAAATCCAAtccattc
This genomic interval carries:
- the LOC142619927 gene encoding uncharacterized protein LOC142619927, whose amino-acid sequence is MESQGTEVMRKRMKPAMEEKEEDGVVLEIEEKEEFQTNIAGSEEMELNIAQILEKIERFTQLVSELLESGKTSFKELSNEFEERMIMIHKEQIEKWQEEIKDLRLLDSSNEEANARLQNARYLLQSAHIDS